Proteins encoded in a region of the Ralstonia pseudosolanacearum genome:
- the iolE gene encoding myo-inosose-2 dehydratase, with product MTWNVRIGVNPLSWMNDDLPSLGGETPLETALKEGAEIGYAGFELGNKFPKTGPALKAKLNEYGLVCVSGWYSGFLAEVEPGKTDAEAVAAEIERCKAHMAKLQYNDVKVVVYGECAGTIQGQIDTPVSKRPRFPDADAWQRYAQRLNAFGAHLLETYGIKLAYHHHMGAYIESPGDVDRLMSLTDPQKVFLLFDTGHAYFGGAADPVALLKRHVSRVAHVHCKDVRPQLIAQARNDSWSFLNGVINGTFTVPGDGALDYEATLRTLKDAGYEGWLVVEAEQDPAVAPSYQYAKKGYETLRALVDRLGA from the coding sequence ATGACCTGGAACGTTCGTATCGGCGTCAACCCGCTGTCGTGGATGAACGATGACCTGCCGTCGCTCGGCGGCGAAACGCCGCTCGAAACCGCCCTGAAGGAAGGCGCGGAAATCGGCTATGCGGGCTTCGAGCTCGGCAACAAGTTTCCGAAGACCGGCCCCGCGCTGAAAGCGAAGTTGAACGAGTACGGCCTGGTCTGCGTGTCGGGCTGGTACTCCGGCTTCCTCGCTGAAGTCGAGCCCGGCAAGACCGATGCCGAGGCGGTCGCCGCCGAGATCGAGCGCTGCAAGGCCCACATGGCCAAGCTGCAGTACAACGATGTGAAGGTGGTCGTGTACGGCGAATGCGCCGGCACGATCCAGGGCCAGATCGACACGCCGGTCTCGAAGCGGCCCCGCTTCCCCGACGCCGACGCCTGGCAGCGCTACGCGCAGCGCCTGAACGCATTCGGCGCGCATCTGCTCGAGACCTATGGGATCAAGCTCGCCTACCACCATCATATGGGCGCGTACATCGAATCCCCCGGCGACGTGGACCGCCTGATGTCGCTGACCGACCCGCAGAAGGTCTTCCTGCTGTTCGACACCGGCCACGCCTACTTCGGCGGCGCGGCCGACCCCGTCGCACTGCTCAAGCGGCACGTGTCGCGCGTCGCGCACGTCCATTGCAAGGACGTCCGCCCGCAGTTGATCGCCCAGGCCCGCAACGACAGCTGGAGCTTCCTGAACGGCGTCATCAACGGCACCTTCACCGTGCCGGGCGACGGCGCACTCGACTACGAGGCCACGCTGCGCACGCTCAAGGACGCCGGCTACGAAGGCTGGCTCGTCGTCGAAGCCGAGCAGGACCCTGCTGTCGCGCCGAGCTATCAATACGCGAAGAAGGGCTACGAAACGCTGCGCGCGCTGGTCGACCGGCTGGGCGCCTGA
- a CDS encoding ABC transporter permease yields the protein MGTSSAIAHAQPMRAKPRRTKWPQELSIFLVLVGIGLFFEAAGWIVVGQSFLFNAERLQIIILQMAVIGIIAVGVNLVIITSGIDLSSGSVVAAAAVVSASLAQVSDFPRAVFPHLTDLPVIWPVLAGVCVGLLVGLINGSLIALTGIPPFIATLGTMVAARGFAKWFTNGTPVSMLTDPFAAIGAGANPVIIFLVIAAIFHVVLRYTRFGKYTYAIGANRQAAVVSGISVHRQLIWVYAIAGVLSGIAGTVTAARAISGQSGMGVMYELDAIAAVVIGGTSLSGGLGRITGTVIGVLILGVMASGFTFIRIDAYYQEMVKGAIIVAAVVADQYRNKKKRR from the coding sequence ATGGGAACTTCCAGTGCAATCGCACACGCGCAGCCGATGAGGGCCAAGCCGCGGCGCACCAAGTGGCCGCAGGAGCTGAGCATCTTCCTGGTGCTGGTCGGCATCGGCCTGTTCTTCGAGGCCGCGGGCTGGATCGTGGTCGGCCAGAGCTTTCTCTTCAACGCGGAGCGGCTGCAGATCATCATCCTGCAGATGGCGGTGATCGGCATCATCGCCGTGGGGGTGAACCTCGTCATCATCACCAGCGGCATCGACCTGTCTTCCGGCTCCGTGGTGGCTGCCGCCGCGGTGGTCTCGGCCAGCCTCGCGCAGGTGTCGGACTTTCCGCGCGCGGTGTTTCCGCACCTGACCGATCTGCCGGTGATCTGGCCCGTGCTGGCCGGCGTCTGCGTCGGGCTGCTGGTCGGGCTGATCAATGGCTCACTGATCGCCTTGACCGGCATCCCGCCGTTCATCGCGACGCTGGGCACGATGGTGGCCGCGCGCGGGTTTGCCAAATGGTTCACCAACGGCACGCCCGTGTCGATGCTGACCGACCCGTTCGCGGCCATCGGTGCGGGCGCCAATCCGGTGATCATCTTCCTCGTGATCGCGGCGATCTTCCATGTGGTGCTGCGCTATACGCGCTTCGGCAAATACACGTACGCGATCGGCGCCAACCGACAGGCGGCCGTGGTCTCGGGCATCAGCGTGCATCGCCAACTGATCTGGGTCTACGCGATTGCCGGCGTGCTCAGCGGCATTGCCGGCACGGTGACGGCAGCGCGCGCCATCTCCGGGCAGTCGGGCATGGGCGTGATGTATGAGCTGGATGCGATCGCGGCGGTCGTGATCGGCGGCACCTCGCTGTCCGGCGGCCTGGGGCGCATCACGGGCACGGTGATCGGCGTGCTGATCCTGGGCGTGATGGCGTCGGGCTTCACGTTCATCCGCATCGACGCGTACTACCAGGAGATGGTCAAGGGCGCCATCATCGTCGCGGCGGTCGTCGCCGACCAGTACCGCAACAAGAAGAAGCGCCGCTGA
- a CDS encoding porin — translation MSIQARQSRRQRGAQRVSIRITAASALAVACGLASAQSGVTLYGRVAGGIDYTNRIDTGSGQSAGRLQYGSNQWGTSMWGLRASEDLGGGLKAVMNLENGFTSADGVASGGIFNRYAVAGLSSSTYGTLLVGRAMGIPDSEVYTIDPMGLQFMSAATFQGNRTWGSRTKTITYNSPVWGGWSFRAQAGLNGTAGNFNAGRQLAASIGYQNGPLMLKGFYEDIRDSAGQFTNLYTASRLYTAGGTYQIGDAKLFGGYSQIQSSGNTIADADNPTGATRQQTYWIGTNYQMTPAATLVGGVYRTNRNHGGGTGTLLTLGVNYALSKRTLLYGTVGTVLNGKQSTFSVEANGGKPVAGASQQGAYTGIVHVF, via the coding sequence ATGAGCATCCAGGCTAGACAATCGCGCCGGCAACGCGGTGCCCAGCGTGTATCGATACGCATCACCGCGGCTTCGGCGCTTGCCGTCGCTTGCGGTCTTGCCAGCGCGCAAAGCGGCGTCACGCTGTATGGACGCGTTGCCGGAGGGATCGACTATACGAACAGGATCGACACCGGTAGCGGCCAATCCGCCGGCAGACTGCAGTACGGCAGCAATCAATGGGGCACCAGCATGTGGGGCCTGCGTGCCAGCGAAGACCTCGGGGGCGGCCTGAAGGCGGTGATGAACCTCGAAAACGGCTTCACTTCGGCCGATGGCGTGGCCTCCGGCGGGATCTTCAACCGCTACGCCGTGGCGGGGCTGTCCAGCAGCACGTACGGGACGCTGCTGGTCGGCCGCGCCATGGGCATTCCCGACAGCGAGGTCTACACGATCGATCCCATGGGGCTGCAATTCATGAGCGCCGCGACCTTCCAGGGCAATCGGACGTGGGGGTCGCGCACCAAGACGATCACCTACAACTCGCCGGTCTGGGGCGGCTGGTCATTCCGCGCCCAGGCCGGGCTGAACGGCACCGCCGGCAACTTCAACGCAGGCAGGCAGTTGGCCGCCAGCATCGGTTACCAGAACGGCCCGCTCATGCTCAAAGGGTTCTACGAAGACATCCGTGACAGCGCGGGGCAATTCACCAACCTCTACACGGCATCCCGCTTATATACCGCAGGCGGGACCTATCAAATCGGCGATGCCAAGCTGTTCGGCGGATACAGCCAGATCCAGTCCAGCGGCAACACGATCGCGGATGCCGACAACCCGACCGGCGCGACGCGGCAGCAGACCTACTGGATCGGGACCAACTACCAGATGACGCCGGCGGCGACGCTGGTGGGCGGCGTCTACAGAACCAACCGGAACCACGGCGGCGGCACCGGAACGCTGCTCACGTTGGGCGTCAACTACGCGTTGTCGAAACGCACGCTGCTGTATGGCACCGTTGGAACCGTCCTCAACGGCAAGCAATCGACGTTCTCGGTGGAGGCCAACGGCGGCAAACCCGTAGCGGGCGCCAGTCAGCAAGGGGCCTACACCGGCATCGTGCACGTGTTCTGA
- a CDS encoding sugar ABC transporter ATP-binding protein — translation MSRRDTPSASSASSASSVPSACDCLLEVRGVSKSFPGVVALDDVRLRVRRGTVHALMGENGAGKSTLMKIIAGVHAPDCGEIRLKGEPVVLHGPLDALNRGIAMIHQELNLMPYMTVAENIWIRREPRNRCGLVDHAELRRRTQALFARLAIDIDPEAEVRTLTVASRQMVEIAKAVSFDSEVLIMDEPTSALSDVEVHHLFRIIRQLREQGKGIVYITHKMDELFEIADEFSVFRDGKYIGTHAASDVTRDEIIRMMVGREITQMFPKEEVPIGDVVLSVKNLCLHGVFRDVSFDLRAGEILGVAGLVGSGRSNVAEALFGVVPASSGEIRIDGERVSIRTPAQAMRYGMAFLTEDRKDTGCFLNLDLLANMEAAVLQRHYMTCGFVRRGALKQDCEAMSRTLRVKSPGLHEEIQNLSGGNQQKVLIGRWLLTHPRILILDEPTRGIDVGAKAEIHRLVSALAGEGVAVLMISSEMPEVLGMSDRIMVMHEGRVTGIVDRKDASQVRVMDLASR, via the coding sequence ATGTCCCGCCGGGACACGCCGTCCGCTTCGTCCGCTTCGTCTGCTTCGTCTGTTCCGTCCGCCTGCGACTGCCTGCTGGAAGTTCGTGGCGTCAGCAAGTCTTTCCCCGGCGTGGTCGCGCTCGACGACGTGCGGCTGCGCGTGCGGCGCGGCACCGTGCATGCGCTGATGGGCGAGAACGGTGCCGGCAAGTCCACGCTGATGAAGATCATCGCCGGCGTGCATGCGCCGGACTGCGGCGAGATCCGCCTCAAGGGCGAGCCGGTCGTGCTGCACGGCCCGCTCGACGCGCTCAATCGCGGCATTGCGATGATCCATCAGGAACTGAACCTGATGCCGTACATGACCGTGGCCGAGAACATCTGGATTCGGCGCGAGCCCAGGAACCGCTGCGGCCTGGTCGATCACGCCGAACTGCGCCGGCGCACGCAGGCGCTGTTCGCCCGGCTGGCGATCGACATCGACCCCGAGGCCGAAGTGCGCACGCTGACGGTGGCAAGCCGCCAGATGGTCGAAATTGCGAAGGCCGTGTCGTTCGACTCCGAGGTGCTCATCATGGATGAGCCGACCTCGGCGCTGAGCGATGTCGAAGTCCACCATCTGTTCCGCATCATTCGCCAGCTGCGTGAGCAGGGCAAGGGCATCGTCTACATCACGCACAAGATGGACGAGCTGTTCGAGATCGCCGACGAGTTCTCGGTGTTCCGCGACGGCAAGTACATCGGCACGCATGCGGCGAGCGACGTCACGCGCGACGAGATCATCCGCATGATGGTCGGGCGCGAAATCACGCAGATGTTTCCCAAGGAGGAGGTGCCGATCGGCGACGTCGTGCTATCGGTGAAGAACCTGTGCCTCCACGGCGTGTTCCGCGACGTGAGCTTCGATTTACGCGCGGGCGAGATTCTGGGCGTCGCGGGCCTGGTCGGCTCGGGGCGCTCGAACGTGGCGGAGGCGCTGTTCGGCGTCGTGCCGGCCAGCAGCGGCGAGATCCGGATCGACGGCGAGCGGGTCAGCATCCGCACGCCCGCGCAGGCGATGCGGTACGGCATGGCCTTCCTGACCGAAGACCGCAAGGACACGGGCTGCTTCCTGAACCTCGACCTGCTCGCCAACATGGAAGCCGCGGTGCTGCAGCGCCACTACATGACATGCGGCTTCGTGCGGCGCGGCGCGCTGAAGCAGGATTGCGAGGCCATGAGCCGCACGCTGCGGGTGAAGTCGCCCGGGCTGCACGAAGAAATCCAGAACCTGTCGGGCGGCAACCAGCAGAAGGTGCTGATCGGCCGCTGGCTGCTGACCCACCCGCGGATCCTGATTCTGGACGAGCCGACGCGCGGCATCGATGTCGGCGCGAAAGCCGAGATCCACCGTCTCGTGAGCGCGCTGGCGGGCGAGGGCGTGGCGGTGCTGATGATCTCGTCGGAGATGCCGGAAGTGCTGGGCATGAGCGACCGGATCATGGTCATGCACGAAGGCCGCGTGACCGGCATCGTCGATCGCAAGGATGCGAGCCAGGTCCGGGTCATGGACCTGGCTTCCCGCTGA
- a CDS encoding bifunctional 5-dehydro-2-deoxygluconokinase/5-dehydro-2-deoxyphosphogluconate aldolase, translating into MSPLNFPSDRPIDLACLGRVAVDLYAQQIGSRLEDARSFQMYLGGSSGNVAFGVARLGLKTAMISRVGDEQMGRFLRETLEREGCDTSQLQTDPERLTALVLLGLKDRDTFPLLFVRENCADMAVRADGIDEGFIAGCRALAITGTHLSTPTTREASLTALAYARRHGAVRILDIDYRPVLWGLTGRGAGEHRYVPDARVTRQLQQALGEFDLLVGTEEEFLIAGGVPHDLMASLRAVRQLSSAVLVVKRGALGCCVIEGEVPERIEGAPTYPGERVDVLNVLGAGDAFLSGLLSGLLRGKGWAESTHLANACGAIVVSRHACSAAMPTPAELAHWFGGSRHPIVDADRELAHLHRVTVARPHWDDLCVMAFDHRSQFYDLAVQAGACESRIKTLKQLLVRAAEQVERDHALQGHIGVLIDGGAYGSDALASATGRGWWVGRPAELPGSRPLRFDDTRSVGSALIHWPTEQVVKCLVHYHPDDPATLRVDQEQKVLELWEATRESGNELLLEIIPPRSFTLAGTEDDAVLRTVARIYNLGVRPEWWKLAPMSADGWTQLAALVTERDAHCRGAVILGLNQPLQYLVDSFRSATNPIVKGFMVGRTLWAEASLKWLRGDISDQAFIDEVAGNFAQLADAWLGRRADARSAA; encoded by the coding sequence ATGAGCCCGTTGAACTTTCCGAGTGACCGCCCCATCGATCTGGCCTGCCTGGGCCGGGTTGCCGTGGACCTGTATGCGCAGCAGATCGGCAGCCGCCTGGAAGACGCGCGCAGCTTCCAGATGTATCTGGGCGGCTCGTCCGGCAACGTGGCGTTCGGCGTGGCGCGGCTGGGCCTGAAAACCGCGATGATCTCGCGCGTCGGCGACGAGCAGATGGGCCGCTTCCTGCGCGAAACCCTGGAGCGCGAAGGCTGCGACACCAGCCAGCTCCAGACCGATCCGGAGCGCCTCACCGCGCTGGTGCTGCTCGGGCTGAAAGACCGCGACACCTTTCCGCTGCTGTTCGTGCGCGAGAACTGCGCCGACATGGCCGTGCGCGCCGACGGCATCGACGAGGGCTTCATCGCCGGCTGCCGCGCGCTGGCGATCACGGGCACCCACCTGTCGACGCCCACCACGCGCGAGGCCTCGCTGACAGCGCTCGCCTACGCCCGCCGCCACGGCGCCGTGCGCATCCTGGATATCGACTACCGCCCGGTGCTGTGGGGCCTGACCGGCCGCGGCGCCGGCGAACACCGCTACGTGCCCGACGCGCGCGTGACACGGCAATTGCAGCAGGCGCTCGGCGAGTTCGACCTCCTGGTCGGCACCGAAGAGGAGTTCCTGATCGCCGGCGGCGTGCCGCACGACCTGATGGCTTCGCTGCGCGCGGTCCGTCAGCTCTCGAGCGCGGTGCTGGTCGTCAAGCGCGGCGCGCTCGGCTGCTGCGTGATCGAAGGCGAGGTTCCCGAGCGCATCGAAGGCGCGCCGACTTACCCCGGCGAGCGCGTCGACGTGCTCAACGTACTCGGCGCCGGCGACGCGTTCCTGTCGGGGCTGCTCTCGGGACTGCTGCGCGGCAAGGGCTGGGCGGAATCCACCCACCTCGCCAATGCGTGCGGCGCGATCGTCGTGTCGCGCCACGCGTGTTCGGCCGCCATGCCGACGCCCGCGGAACTCGCGCACTGGTTCGGCGGCAGCCGCCATCCCATCGTCGACGCCGATCGCGAGCTCGCCCACCTGCATCGCGTGACGGTGGCCCGCCCCCATTGGGACGACCTGTGCGTGATGGCCTTCGACCACCGCAGCCAGTTCTACGATCTGGCCGTCCAGGCCGGCGCCTGCGAATCCCGCATCAAGACGCTCAAGCAACTGCTGGTGCGCGCCGCCGAGCAGGTCGAGCGCGACCACGCCCTTCAGGGCCACATCGGCGTGCTGATCGACGGCGGCGCCTACGGCAGCGACGCACTCGCCTCGGCAACCGGGCGCGGCTGGTGGGTCGGACGCCCCGCGGAACTGCCGGGCTCCCGTCCGCTGCGCTTCGATGACACCCGCTCGGTCGGCTCCGCGCTCATCCACTGGCCGACGGAACAGGTCGTCAAGTGTCTCGTGCACTACCACCCGGACGATCCGGCAACGCTGCGCGTGGACCAGGAGCAGAAAGTGCTCGAACTCTGGGAAGCCACCCGCGAGAGCGGCAACGAACTGCTGCTGGAGATCATTCCGCCGCGCTCGTTCACGCTGGCCGGCACCGAAGACGATGCCGTGCTGCGCACGGTCGCGCGCATCTACAACCTGGGCGTCCGCCCCGAATGGTGGAAGCTCGCGCCCATGAGCGCCGACGGCTGGACGCAGCTCGCAGCGCTCGTCACCGAACGCGACGCGCACTGCCGAGGCGCGGTGATCCTCGGGCTGAACCAGCCGCTGCAATACCTGGTCGACAGCTTCCGCTCGGCAACCAACCCGATCGTCAAGGGCTTCATGGTCGGGCGCACGCTGTGGGCAGAGGCCTCGCTGAAATGGCTGCGCGGCGACATCTCCGACCAGGCCTTCATCGACGAGGTGGCCGGCAACTTTGCCCAACTGGCCGATGCGTGGCTGGGCCGCCGCGCCGACGCCCGCTCCGCCGCCTGA
- the iolD gene encoding 3D-(3,5/4)-trihydroxycyclohexane-1,2-dione acylhydrolase (decyclizing), translating to MKTTVRLTVSQALVRYLAALRAEVMQPDGRIEILPYCGGVFAIFGHGNVAGLGEALQAEQDRLPTLRAHNEQGMANAAVAFAKANFRQRMMAATSSIGPGATNMLTSAALAHVARLPLLLLPGDIFVSRQPDPVLQQVESFEQGDLSANDCFRPVTRYFDRITSPEQLLVALPRAIQVMTDPAQCGPVCLALPQDVQTFAHDWPESFFEPPLIRLRRQPADPVELADAIALLKSATKPLIVAGGGVLYSQAWDALRAFAETHGVPVAESQAGKGSLAWDHPLNLGAIGVTGSPAANRAAEQCDVVFAVGTRLQDFTTGSHALYGHAALLSLNVQPFDAGKKRGRQLVADARAGLAQVSAELAGWRTDPAWTADCRDQAATWVARVTELTSRVPTDTLPYDAEVIGAVRESAADAGLDSARHDIVVCAAGTLPAELHKLWRSGLPGNYHMDYAYSCMGYEVAGGLGAKLARPEREVIVIVGDGSYMMLNAELATSVLLGKKIIVVILDNRGYGCIERLQLKCGGASFNNMLDDCVPAGGERSSIDFAMHARSMGAEAVHVRDIPELRREMKRARAAAKSQVLVIDTTHHRTTDDGGAWWDVAVPEISTRPEVGRARRAYLEAKTRQRR from the coding sequence GTGAAAACCACCGTAAGACTGACCGTCAGCCAGGCGCTGGTCCGCTACCTGGCTGCCCTGCGGGCCGAAGTCATGCAGCCCGACGGCCGTATCGAAATCCTGCCGTATTGCGGCGGCGTGTTCGCGATCTTCGGCCACGGCAACGTGGCCGGGCTCGGCGAAGCGCTGCAAGCCGAGCAAGACCGGCTGCCGACGCTGCGCGCGCACAATGAACAAGGCATGGCCAACGCTGCGGTCGCCTTCGCCAAAGCCAACTTCCGCCAGCGCATGATGGCCGCCACCTCGAGCATCGGCCCCGGCGCCACCAACATGCTCACTTCGGCCGCGCTCGCGCACGTGGCCCGGTTGCCGCTGCTGCTCCTGCCCGGCGACATCTTCGTGTCGCGCCAGCCCGATCCCGTGCTGCAGCAGGTCGAGAGCTTCGAACAGGGCGACCTCAGCGCCAACGACTGCTTCCGCCCGGTGACGCGCTACTTCGACCGGATCACCTCGCCCGAACAATTGCTGGTCGCCCTGCCCCGCGCGATCCAGGTGATGACCGACCCGGCCCAGTGCGGCCCGGTCTGCCTGGCCTTGCCGCAGGACGTGCAGACCTTTGCGCACGACTGGCCGGAGAGCTTCTTCGAGCCGCCGCTGATCCGCCTGCGCCGCCAGCCGGCCGACCCGGTCGAACTGGCCGACGCCATCGCCCTGCTCAAGTCCGCCACGAAGCCGCTGATCGTGGCCGGCGGCGGCGTGCTGTACAGCCAGGCCTGGGACGCCTTGCGCGCCTTTGCCGAAACGCACGGCGTGCCGGTGGCGGAGTCGCAAGCCGGCAAGGGCAGCCTCGCGTGGGATCACCCGCTCAATCTCGGCGCGATTGGCGTGACGGGCTCGCCCGCCGCCAATCGCGCGGCCGAACAGTGCGATGTCGTGTTCGCGGTCGGCACCCGGCTGCAAGACTTCACCACCGGCTCGCACGCGCTCTACGGCCACGCGGCGCTGCTCAGCCTGAATGTCCAGCCGTTCGACGCCGGCAAGAAGCGCGGCCGGCAGCTGGTGGCCGATGCCCGCGCCGGGCTCGCCCAGGTCAGCGCCGAACTGGCCGGCTGGCGCACCGACCCGGCATGGACCGCCGACTGCCGCGACCAGGCCGCCACCTGGGTCGCCCGCGTCACGGAGCTGACCAGCCGTGTTCCGACAGACACGCTGCCCTACGACGCCGAGGTGATCGGCGCGGTGCGCGAATCGGCGGCCGATGCCGGGCTGGACAGCGCGCGCCACGACATCGTCGTCTGCGCGGCCGGCACGCTGCCCGCCGAGCTGCACAAGCTCTGGCGCAGCGGCCTGCCGGGCAACTACCACATGGACTACGCCTATTCGTGCATGGGCTACGAGGTGGCCGGCGGCCTGGGCGCCAAGCTCGCGCGCCCCGAGCGCGAGGTGATCGTCATCGTCGGCGACGGCTCGTACATGATGCTCAACGCCGAGCTGGCCACGTCGGTCCTGCTCGGCAAGAAAATCATCGTCGTCATCCTCGACAACCGCGGCTACGGCTGCATCGAACGGCTGCAGCTCAAATGCGGCGGCGCCAGCTTCAACAACATGCTCGACGACTGCGTGCCCGCAGGCGGCGAGCGCTCATCCATCGATTTCGCGATGCATGCCCGTTCGATGGGCGCCGAAGCCGTGCACGTACGCGACATCCCGGAGCTGCGCCGCGAGATGAAGCGCGCGCGCGCGGCGGCCAAGAGCCAGGTCCTGGTGATCGACACCACGCACCATCGCACCACCGACGATGGCGGCGCGTGGTGGGACGTCGCGGTTCCGGAAATCTCCACCCGCCCCGAGGTCGGGCGTGCACGGCGCGCCTATCTCGAAGCCAAGACACGGCAGCGGCGCTGA
- the iolB gene encoding 5-deoxy-glucuronate isomerase, which translates to MTISPLLVKALPAREICNVTPASAGWKHVGFRALRLAAGDHETVETGSRELCVVVLTGTIRAEVDGTTFDGLGKRDSVFDDVSPDALYAPGGKTVTITATRDAEVALCTAPCISGDKVVHRLDGERMRRTVRGSGSNTRYVCDILMGDNPAADRLLVVEVVTPAGHSSSYPPHKHDSDAEPGETVLEETYYHRLNPPQGFAFQRVYTDDRSLDEACAVEDHDVVMVPRGYHPVVAPHGYSLYYLNVMAGPSRAWAFRNDPIHEWMLRPPSD; encoded by the coding sequence ATGACGATCTCTCCATTGCTGGTCAAGGCGTTGCCCGCGCGCGAGATATGCAATGTCACGCCGGCATCCGCCGGCTGGAAGCATGTCGGCTTTCGCGCGCTGCGCCTGGCGGCCGGCGACCACGAAACGGTGGAAACCGGTTCGCGCGAGCTGTGCGTGGTCGTGCTGACCGGCACCATCCGCGCCGAGGTTGACGGCACCACGTTCGACGGCCTGGGCAAGCGCGACAGCGTGTTCGACGACGTGTCGCCCGATGCCTTGTACGCGCCCGGCGGCAAGACCGTCACGATCACCGCCACGCGCGACGCGGAAGTCGCGCTCTGCACCGCGCCCTGCATCAGCGGCGACAAAGTCGTGCACCGCCTCGACGGCGAGCGGATGCGCCGCACCGTGCGCGGCAGCGGCAGCAACACCCGCTACGTCTGCGACATCCTGATGGGCGACAACCCGGCGGCCGACCGGCTGCTCGTCGTCGAGGTGGTGACCCCGGCCGGCCATTCCAGCAGCTATCCGCCGCACAAGCACGACAGCGATGCCGAGCCCGGCGAAACCGTGCTGGAAGAAACCTACTACCACCGGCTCAACCCGCCCCAGGGCTTTGCGTTCCAGCGCGTCTACACCGATGACCGCAGCCTGGACGAAGCCTGCGCCGTCGAGGATCACGACGTCGTCATGGTGCCGCGCGGCTACCACCCGGTGGTCGCACCGCACGGCTACAGCCTGTATTACCTGAACGTGATGGCCGGTCCGAGCCGGGCGTGGGCGTTCCGGAACGACCCGATCCATGAGTGGATGCTGCGTCCGCCTTCGGACTAA
- a CDS encoding sugar ABC transporter substrate-binding protein, giving the protein MKNKLMAAAAAAAIFATPLAHAETIGVAMALFDDTGLTLLRNGIADTAKKNGATVQIEDAGNDVGKQLSQVQNMIAQKVDAIIVNSVDTDATPKITRMVTEAKIPLVYVNRKPVDFDKLPAGVAVVASDERLSGTLQARQVCKLLGGKGDLLVLMGELSNESARARTKDLEDVIATNACAGMKIVDKREGKWSRTLGQDITMNWLSTGMKFDAIISNNDEMAIGAINALKSARKWTPKTIVAGIDATPDGLASMKSGDLKVSVFQNLPGQGAAAIDAAIKLAKKQPVERFVNVPFELVTPENLAQYAKH; this is encoded by the coding sequence ATGAAGAACAAGCTGATGGCCGCCGCAGCGGCCGCCGCCATTTTTGCCACACCGTTGGCGCACGCCGAGACGATCGGCGTGGCGATGGCGCTCTTCGACGACACGGGCCTGACCCTTCTGCGCAACGGCATTGCCGACACGGCAAAGAAGAACGGCGCGACCGTCCAGATCGAGGATGCCGGCAACGACGTCGGCAAACAACTCAGTCAGGTCCAGAACATGATTGCGCAGAAGGTCGACGCGATCATCGTCAACTCGGTCGACACCGACGCGACGCCCAAGATCACGCGGATGGTGACCGAGGCGAAGATCCCCCTGGTCTACGTGAACCGCAAGCCGGTGGATTTCGACAAGCTGCCGGCTGGCGTGGCGGTGGTGGCGTCCGACGAGCGGCTCTCGGGCACGCTGCAGGCCCGGCAGGTGTGCAAGCTGCTTGGCGGCAAGGGCGATCTCCTGGTGCTGATGGGCGAGCTCTCGAATGAATCGGCGCGCGCCCGGACCAAGGACCTCGAGGACGTGATCGCGACCAACGCGTGCGCCGGCATGAAGATCGTCGACAAGCGCGAGGGCAAGTGGAGCCGCACGCTGGGCCAGGACATCACGATGAACTGGCTGAGCACGGGCATGAAGTTCGACGCGATCATCTCGAACAACGACGAAATGGCGATCGGTGCGATCAATGCCTTGAAGTCGGCCAGGAAGTGGACGCCGAAGACCATCGTGGCCGGCATCGACGCCACCCCCGACGGGCTTGCCTCGATGAAAAGCGGAGACCTGAAGGTGTCGGTCTTCCAGAACCTGCCCGGGCAGGGCGCAGCGGCGATCGATGCAGCGATCAAGCTGGCGAAGAAGCAGCCGGTGGAGCGCTTCGTGAACGTGCCGTTCGAGCTCGTCACGCCAGAGAACCTGGCCCAGTACGCCAAGCACTGA